The proteins below come from a single Mytilus edulis chromosome 5, xbMytEdul2.2, whole genome shotgun sequence genomic window:
- the LOC139523173 gene encoding transcriptional regulator ERG homolog: MQGIKPDYYRTCSFPGLTGMMIPDPPYGKASWPPTSNPQSPNYGHTSPFPHLSKPTLEAPHTHWRPQGSGQIQLWQFLLELLSDSSLANYITWEGTNGEFKLVDPDEVARRWGERKSKPNMNYDKLSRALRYYYDKNIMTKVHGKRYAYKFDFAGLAQAMQPQSADPTAYKYHQQDFLMSSYHTGSRFNFMNSHSHIPQSPNFFGSPSNYWPNSNSIYSGSSMYPSIPNHHMSHSHPSHMPSHLSSYYS, encoded by the exons ATGCAGGGAATTAAACCTGATTACTATAGGACTTGTAGCTTTCCGGGCTTGACTGGAATGATGATCCCCG ATCCTCCTTACGGGAAAGCATCATGGCCACCAACGTCAAACCCACAGAGTCCAA ATTACGGACATACAAGTCCGTTTCCACACCTATCAAAACCAACATTAGAAGCGCCCCATACTCACTGGAGACCACAAG GAAGTGGACAGATCCAGCTGTGGCAATTTCTATTAGAACTTCTATCTGACAGTAGCCTTGCAAACTATATAACATGGGAAGGCACAAACGGGGAATTCAAATTAGTTGATCCAGATGAAGTTGCTCGTCGTTGGGGCGAGAGAAAAAGTAAACCAAACATGAACTATGATAAACTTAGCCGTGCTTTAAGATATTATTACGATAAAAACATTATGACAAAAGTTCATGGCAAGCGATAtgcatataaatttgactttgcTGGATTGGCACAAGCAATGCAGCCACAGTCAGCAGACCCTACGGCATATAAATATCACCAACAAGACTTTTTAATGTCCAGTTACCATACAGGATCAAGATTTAATTTCATGAACTCTCATTCACATATTCCACAATCACCAAATTTTTTCGGGTCACCATCAAACTACTGGCCAAACAGTAACAGCATTTATTCTGGTAGCAGCATGTACCCCAGCATTCCAAATCACCACATGTCACATAGTCATCCAAGTCATATGCCGTCACACTTGAGTTCATACTATTCGTAG